A single region of the Verrucomicrobiota bacterium genome encodes:
- a CDS encoding AbrB/MazE/SpoVT family DNA-binding domain-containing protein produces MTTSVSSKGQIVLPAKIRRLDRIEAGQQFEIERLDCGDYRLVRRAPRPNEGLVDWLLTCPEKGFFVAVASESTDTL; encoded by the coding sequence ATGACGACCTCTGTTTCCAGCAAGGGGCAAATCGTTTTGCCCGCCAAAATCCGTCGGCTAGACCGCATCGAAGCCGGACAGCAGTTTGAGATTGAACGCCTGGATTGCGGGGATTACCGGCTGGTGCGCCGCGCGCCTCGCCCGAACGAGGGACTCGTGGACTGGCTTCTCACCTGCCCAGAGAAGGGCTTCTTCGTGGCGGTCGCATCGGAATCCACCGATACGTTGTGA
- a CDS encoding type II toxin-antitoxin system VapC family toxin: MRGLPAGAPRASPERGTRGLASHLPREGLLRGGRIGIHRYVVTYLVDANVLSEATKPAPDAKALDWLRRHEREIAIDPIILGEIQFGILLLPAGKRRQRLARWFTEGVGRIVCLPWEASTGLRWAKLLAALRASGQSMPIKDSMIAATALTHGLTIATRNDRDFAKARVAVVNPFA; this comes from the coding sequence TTGCGGGGATTACCGGCTGGTGCGCCGCGCGCCTCGCCCGAACGAGGGACTCGTGGACTGGCTTCTCACCTGCCCAGAGAAGGGCTTCTTCGTGGCGGTCGCATCGGAATCCACCGATACGTTGTGACCTACTTGGTGGACGCGAACGTGCTCAGTGAAGCCACCAAACCGGCGCCGGACGCGAAGGCGCTGGATTGGCTGCGCCGCCACGAGCGCGAAATCGCCATCGATCCGATCATTCTCGGGGAGATTCAATTCGGCATTCTGCTCCTGCCGGCTGGCAAACGGCGGCAGCGGCTCGCCCGGTGGTTCACGGAAGGGGTCGGTCGCATCGTCTGCTTGCCTTGGGAAGCGTCCACCGGTCTGCGCTGGGCAAAACTGCTCGCCGCCCTTCGTGCCTCCGGCCAGTCGATGCCGATCAAGGACAGCATGATCGCGGCAACCGCGCTGACCCATGGCTTGACTATCGCCACGCGCAACGATCGCGATTTTGCCAAGGCGCGCGTGGCGGTCGTGAATCCTTTCGCGTAA